DNA from Larimichthys crocea isolate SSNF chromosome XIII, L_crocea_2.0, whole genome shotgun sequence:
CTCTCCTTGACCCCAGAGTCTGCTGTTTCAGCCATCCTCAGGCAGGCCTTTATTTAGTCCAGAGTTCTCCACCTGCTCTCAGTTCAGCATATGTCAGAATCAATACTGTCTTCACTGGTTTAGTCTAGGGGATGGCCAGGACTTTTCACTCATCCTCCTATGTCTTATGTGCTTGTGGGCTGTCCTTTAATGCCCTATCAGGTGCAGCTTTGAGTTGAGGAGAGACAgatttttgttggtttttataaAGAAATCAGGCCTTGTTGAagagaatgaaaacatttggtAGGAGGAATGATTAGACTGCCAAGTTGGTTTAAAATAGGAATTTGCTATGCCTTGACTAATGGATAACCCGGTGATGCTGTTCCAGTGTTACACTGACCTATCTCGGATGCAGTCAATAAAACGACTAAATAGCAGTTGTGAAGCAATCAACCATATCTTTTCTCAATTACTCAAACTTGACTCATACAGTAAAGTAGACCGGGGGGATTTGTAGGTCGAATAAATAGTTACactttataaacatttaaagcaaaagcagggaaaaaaagatgcCAACATTTTGGTATCACCTCTCAACACAAGTAACAGGAACACTGTGGTATCAGTCTCCTTCATAGTCTTAGTATTTGGTATGTATATTCCCTTTGACTTTAATGACAGCAAGCTGACCTGACTCCACAGGTTTGTGTAAAACCTCATGACCCATGTTATCCCAGAACAGTTAAACAATGTCCAAAGAACTTCTTGATGTCACAGAACAGGTGGCTTTCTCAATCTTCAAGTGCTCATATAACTGTTCATTGGGGTTTCAATCAGGTAACTGGTGGAAAGTACGTTTCTTTGATCTTCAGGTTACTGGGGTCATCATGCTGCAGCATGAATCCTTCTCCGCAAAGACGGAAAGCAGAGGGTGTAGAGTGGCTCTGAAGAATGGAGGGTTGcttctatttttctgtttggtaAGGGTGTAGTCAGTTATGTGCAGGCAGAGATGGCAAAACACCCCCAGATTTGAATATTCCCacctccatgtttcactgtgggTTTGATACAATGTGGTAACATTGTTTCACCTGTTCgtctccttacatacaaacgTATGTTGCTGCCATGAATctcagactttttatttatcagtatatataactttttttccAAGTTGTATTTCATCCaggtgttttgtctttttttctcttcctgtgaaATGGTTTAGAAACTGATACTCTGTATCTTTGATGAAGTTACTTTTCTATCTCTCAGGGAACTAACCTTGATCTTCTGATGGTGTGGTCTTTATCCAAAAGCCTGATCATGCCATCCAGGTCATACCCTGACTCTCCCAAACAGAACAGACAATGTAACCCATTACCTTCCATTATATCTGTCTCTTGAACTGTCTGTAAAGTCGCACACATACCAACTGGATGTGACTATCTCGCTTTAGATAAACTTGAATGTGTGATAATTCGTTTTTCAGAGGTATGATTGACCCTCCCACTGAACTAATTCAGTTTCAAACTGTTGTCAGTTTCTGCCACCTACTGGTATAAGCAGTAGTGTACATCTACGGCATTGACAGGTTTCTAAAGCTAATTTATACATCAACAtcctcttgtctctgtgtgtgtatatgtgcaacATATTTATTAAATGCAAGAAtgtaacaaaagaaagaaagaacataaacaatgtgataagacagaaaacaatttctttcttctttgtcctgtcttgtgCTTGCACCTCCTGCAGATGCAGCTGTTGGTGGGACAGCTCTCATTTTGTTTCCGCTCTCAGTGGAGATACGTAGAGTCTCATCTGCAGGCTTGGTGTTGGTCAGTATCTTCTGTTTAATCCTATAAACATTCCTATGTCAGATGCTGGGTATTTCACCTGTTGCATATGTTGTGCTTTGTTAAATCAGCTTCACCTGTCCTTACTATAGTTTGCCAGTCTCCCTCTGTTGGCCAATTTGCTGCTTTacatcttctgtttttgtaaatattccTACTCCTATCATAAGGACCCAAAGATACCAAACTGACATTAAGTGCTGACAAATACAGTCTTATGTGTCACTTCAAGTTGCCTACTGTCTATAATTAAAAGTTGCTCTTAAACACACCACAGAGACTATATGACATTATATGTTTATGGTATTCCATTTCTTTGAGCGATCCTCTGAAAGTCAGCTGAGTCTGTCCTTAATTTCAAGGTTGTTCCAAGCAGTTCATGCAGTGCAGgcaaaacaaaagttaattATCTTACATTTCAAAAATTACAATACAACGTTACTATCAAAGGTATTGGTTATTTGTATTATTGACTTTATTTATCACATGAAACGTAGTGAAGTCCCCAGGCTCTGGCTGGCTTTGagggagatgatgatgaatgtttgGTTCACAGAattaatttcataattaatgTCAGATGATAACAATGCCAAATTCAAACCAAATATCACAAAGGTttacaaaaacttaaatgacaatatttcaaATCTGGATTTAAACTGATTCCTAAGATTTTAGATGCTCGCcattatgtactgtacatgtacatcTACATGTAACCCGTAATTTAGTTGGATGGTTGTTGTGGATTTGGGTTTCCAGTGGCCTTAGGGACTTTTGCATGTTTATAAATACTGTATAGcatattaatttaaataatatagtttttataaaccaacaaaacaaattaaataatgttgtgttttattacattctgaaatgttttaatcaaaaaTGTGGCTGGTTTCTTCACTGGATTTTCGTTTTTTCTTGCAGCAAACATAGACCAGCCTACATAATGCATACAGAGGCACTGCCAGACTGGGGATCCCTGCCAAAAGAAAGATGACAGCGTTGATCCATGACGGATATGGTACTGATGCCATAGTCGGGAACGACTCCTGTAAACCACAAAACATATGTTTTGTTACCGCTATATGCTGTCGTATCAACCACATTTACCATACATTGATACATTATGACTTTGCAATCATGCATgagtagaaaaaaacaaagcatttgtGTACTTACAGAGTTTGGATCCCAGACTAAATAGGTGAGCTCTTTTTGGGCCTGTGTCACCAGGTAGAAAATTAAAATAACCAGAACGATTACAGGACTGATGAACATCCACGAAATTTGCCAGAAGATGCAGGGCTTTTTTCCGACCATGAACTCCAAGTCTTTATTGAACCTGCGATACAAAAGCGTTTTAAATACATTGTAAAATACTTCAGAACTGTCAGCTAAGTAACTTGCTGGcaataacaatatattttacAGAGATATCCTGGCCTAAGATAGCAACACAatgcaatataaatataataaagttaatcaataaatgttaatgttgctaGCAGCAGGTGTTGCAGCACCTAAAACAGTGCACTCAGTCATTTTTTCCattataaatatacaaatattgattagtgcagctgtAACTTAACATACGAAATGGTTAAATGCTTAAAGATGCCATTATGTAAGACTGAGGCATTTTAACGATTCATTCTTTTTTTGCCAGTGGTTGAACAGGTCGTGAGGTAACATAAAAAATTTGACGACTTTCTTAGTTGCTAATTGGTTGGACTGATTTCTGTATAAAGGACTCGGGAAGGATATTCCGAGATATCGGAGAGGCTTATTCATGCTTCCTCgtgccttctctctctgctacaGTGTCAACAGTGTGCAACACGAATCCAACaccaagtccaaagtcaaagctaacatcACTACAAGGCATGTGAAATATAGTTATATGCAGACAAATTGCAAGCTAAAATAGCAAAATACTGTCTTGAGTGGATCATTTAATGCATCCAAACGCCCAGGACCCGATCTGGCTGGTAAATTTGCCGACATGCTGTTTGCAGGTTATTTTGTGAGGTTGCAGATGGGTGGTTACCCTTGGACACTATCTCATTCGACAGATTAAAGCTTCCAAGTATCATAGATCACCAGCTAACGTGATCTATGATACTTACTTATGTTTTAAGACAATCTATGTTAATTTTAAATTATGCAGCAATATAAAGTAAGGTTGATAACTGATGATTTCTTTCAACAAGCCAAGAGCCAAGGCAGGGGTCAACTAGTTCACTGTAAATGATGCTAAACTGGCGATGGGCATTTGGCTGTGGCTTGGCTGCATGTTGTGGggtctggtggtggtgggtttGTAGTGCTGGTTGATGGAGTGATTCGCAAACAGCATGCTAGTTATTGTAGAGCCAATGTTCCAAATGAAATAGGAACATAAAAGATAGCAACTTTATTGTTAACATTATTTTCCAGCATTTAgttttttcagtgttcagtctTGTTTATGTCACTTTTGGCCAATGTTGCTCGTTGCGCCTATGAAGTGTGAGTACAAGAAACAGGATACTGACTGCAGTTTAACGCCCAAAAGTGTCATTATTAACAGATTGGTTACATAGAGAACCTTTACATAAGATTATtatcatgaatatttcatgaaaAGATCCCAATCATGGACAAAAACATCCCTTAATAATAGGTACAGCTTGATGACTGACTGTTCAAACACTAACAGCAGGAAATTCAATTATATGCAGATGGCTGCTGATATGGTAATTTTGCAAAAGGTTGTATAATATCATACAATACCATGCTAAACACATGTATTAGCTTTACCTGTCAATGCCGTAGATGTACACAACAGCTATCATCTCAAACAATCCAATGGTCAGAAGAGGAACAGATCCAGCAAAGTTGTCAAAGAGTGTTACCCAGTAAATCCCTGAACGCTGCGCAAACAGGAGGGAGAtgatgaagccaacaagacATGTCACTCCTGAAAcagatgcacaaaaacaaaaatcagacaATCAATTTATCTGGGGTTGAAAAGCCAATGTGTCCATTGTTTTAATTACAAAACACAATACCGGTTACTGCTTCTTGGGGCCATTTTCGAGGTAATATATTCAGGTCTTTAAGTGGGACTACCACTCCTTCAATGTTGCCAAACAGGGTTGAAATTCCCAAGCAGCAAAGCATGATGAAAAAGAGGATAGACCAGGCTGGGGAACCAGGCATCTTAGTGATGGCTTCTGTAAACACAATAAAGGCCAGACCTGTTCCCTCCACTCCCTGCAGAAACAGACATcacaatattaaaatatcaataGGAATGTtaataacttcttttttttatgtagcacctttaaaaaaataatacaaatgctTTGTCAGCAGAAGCAGGATACTCTGATGCcagtataaaaacagaaaagtaagaGCAAAAAAAGCACAAGATAAAGCAATAAGATGACAAAAGATGCAAAAATGCAGagcaaaagtaataaaaagcaataaaaaacacCTTATCTCAGGCAGATTGTACCAATGCTGAGGGGCCCTTTCTtcttaaaatctttatttgagCCGTGACTTTGGAACAGCCGAACGGGCCTCACCTGAGGATCTAAGGCTGCCAACACACTCATGTGGGgtcaacatttctgctgtgcagctgctgtgtatgtgatcagtaaaatctaaaaaaaataattctaaaacaaacaatagaAGCCAAGATTGGGGTGATGTGACGTTGTCTGTCAAGGTAAACACAATAATAACTCAatgcatatacatacatacacacatacatacacctgGATATATATTAGTTAATATAATCACCTCACTGAGCAATTTCTGCATGTCACAGTTTTTGATGTCCAATCCAGGAACAATATCAGGGTAGATGGTGTACAGATATTTATAGGCTGCTTCAAAGTTGCTTGTATTGATGCTGTCTTCAGGAAGGCCAAATGCATTTAATAATGTCATGATGTTACTGGGGAGAAAATGTGTCAGAGATTAGTAACTCATCCTGGAGTCAACGTTACAAATACACATATTATGACCctataaatatagaaaacatttctccaaaCCTGTCTTTTACAATATGATTGCAgattgcaccttttttttaaatgctcttCATTATACAAAGTAAAATATACTTACTTTACCCCATTTGGAAAAACACTGATATCCATACCCTAGGACTACTTACTCACTCATACAGTCATCATATTTCTCTGTAGCTCTGAATCCAATGATGGTGTATGTGACTGTGGCAGCATATATTGAGGTGAGGCCAGTTATAGCAGACAGGATTACAGCATCTTGAACGCAGTTGTTGCTttgtaagagaaaaaaaggcaaaaaggtTCAGGTAACCACATGTCTGGGAATGgctaaataaaagagaaagaaccGTTATGTTCTTTTAGAGGGTTTTGATAAATATGTCACTTACTGAACAGGGTTGTAACTTGAGAAGGAGATGAGGCCTCCCCATGCTAAGCTAAAGGCATAAAAGACCTGGGCACCTGCATCCAACCAAGTAGTTGGGTTCATCAACTCGTCCACCTGGAAGAGCAAACCATACAGTGTCATGTGGCTTTGAGGTATGAGATATATAATTGGCTTGTTTTTACAATAGGCTTTAAACAAACGTCTGGTGTGAAGAGGAACTTTATGCCACTCATGGCGCCTTTGAGAGTCAGTCCTCGGATCAGGAAGATGGCCAGCACTATGTAAGGCAGAATGGCTGTGACGTACACCGCCTGAGGTCatgacaagaaaagaaaagcattaaATAATTGTGGTGATTCAGGAATGCATATTGTTTAACTGATTGTTTGACAAACCTTGCCTGAAGTGCTGATTCCCCGTATATAGCAGATAAAGATGACCGTCCAAGCAGCTAGCAGGCAGACTACCACAGGCCAATGGATTCCTCCAGAGTCCTCTATAGAGGCTGTACTATTCAGAGTCACTCGGTAATAGTAGTAATCCACAGTGGAGCTTCGTTGACACTCTGATACAAATTCTGCAGAGGCAAGAAATGATGGTCTGCAAAGGTTTGGATGTAAGTGTGCTTGAATATCTCtttgtgtatatttaaataccTGTCGCATTTTCATTGAGGGGACACTGGGCCCAAGGGAGTGGGGACTGAAAGGAATTGAAGAGATACCACATGATCCAGGCTATTAAGGTATTGTAGTACAGTCCAATCAATAAGGAAACCAACATGGAGGCTATACCTGTGGAGGACAAAATCATTAACTCATATCACACTTACAGGGAGCCAGATAGTCATGAACAGCTTTCGTTTGTTCTACAACCTACTGCACTTACCGATACCAGTCAGATAAGGGTGGATGGCCCGCCACACTCCCACACTGCCGTTCCTAAGACGCTGGCCAATTGCAAACTCCAGCAGCAAGAGAGGCAACCCTTCCAGCACCAGCAGGATCAAGTAAGGAATCAGAAAGGCACCTAGAAAACATATGATCAGTAGCaaaattattgttattgatCTCAACATACCAAATATGAAAATGGTTTAGCTGGTAAATAAATTTTTAATCGGGGCTGAAAAGCTGTCCAATTTACTTGTACCATTGACATCTATGCACATTTACAACTGTAATGGTTATAGTGCTATACTGTACAATCATGCAGTATTTCTGAACTCCACAGATCCATCTTTTTCAGTCTCCGAACTTCCTTGAGTTGTCTGACGACATAAATGCTCTCAAGCACATGGGAATCTTTGCTATTTCTACCATCCATGATGTGAACCTAGCATTAGGGCTTCAACATTTACCAGATTCAAATGCTATATTAGCCAAATTGTCTCATCGCTGTCCCTGTGGCTCAGTCTTCAGTATTTCAAATTCATAATAACTCACTTAACAgacttttgaaaataaaccaaatatATTCACAAGGTATTCAGGCGATTTCCACAAAGTGGGTTCCCATGTGAACTTACCTCCTCCATGACTTTGACACAAGTAAGGGAATCGCCACACATTGCCAATCCCAATGCAGAAGCCCACACAGGTTAGGATGTACTGGGCTTTGTTGTCCCACTTGGGCCTATCCCcagcctcctccttctccatcctctccagATCCTCATAGGAAAGGATCCTTTCATCCAGTCCTGGGTTAGGAAGTACCAGCCTCATGGCAGCCCCACTGAAGCAGCGATATTACCCTGGCGTTCTTCGAAGACAAGTGAGGGCTTCGTGTATGCACCCAGCAATCTTGAAACAAGTTTATGATCTTTTACTTTATCGGTGCAGTCCACAGATTAACTTGTAACTCTTTGGACTTGTGCCACCATTCAGTCATGAAATCAAATATATGCATATAATATACATTAACATATAAAAAGATGGCATGCTAGTCGGCACAATCAACTCACAGCAAGAAATCTTGGATTTAAATCCACTTGTCCACGAAGTAACCAGCCtctcatttaatttgaaatacaCTTTTCTAATGATTAGTTATCTTGCCATGTGACCCTGAGGCTGATAATAGGGCAGTTAACCGTTGCATAATACATTGAGGTACTGAGAAACACACTTGTTGCTTCAAGAATATTACCATTGAAGAATATTActgtggagagggctcaggaaAGCAGCAGAGGGGAGAGTGATTAGTTAACAATGTGCAGGTGTGCTAATCATCTCCCCTctcgctgctctcctgagccctctccacacctttcccctgcagctgatgcaccacacCTCCTCCACAAGTACCATCAAACAGAAGGTTTGCCAAACTGGCTAAGCAGCTAAACATCTGAGACTATACTAAAAATTAGATGAGACCATTCACGAGGCCAAGGATGCATGTCACTGCATTTATGAACTTATTAGAGAATACAAGATAAGTGACAAAACTGACAGTAGACACTTATCGGTTTTAACATTGAGATACTTGTAcatttcaagttcaagttttctttttatatctaTTACAGACATAC
Protein-coding regions in this window:
- the LOC104920433 gene encoding sodium-dependent neutral amino acid transporter B(0)AT1 — translated: MRLVLPNPGLDERILSYEDLERMEKEEAGDRPKWDNKAQYILTCVGFCIGIGNVWRFPYLCQSHGGGAFLIPYLILLVLEGLPLLLLEFAIGQRLRNGSVGVWRAIHPYLTGIGIASMLVSLLIGLYYNTLIAWIMWYLFNSFQSPLPWAQCPLNENATEFVSECQRSSTVDYYYYRVTLNSTASIEDSGGIHWPVVVCLLAAWTVIFICYIRGISTSGKAVYVTAILPYIVLAIFLIRGLTLKGAMSGIKFLFTPDVDELMNPTTWLDAGAQVFYAFSLAWGGLISFSSYNPVHNNCVQDAVILSAITGLTSIYAATVTYTIIGFRATEKYDDCMSDNIMTLLNAFGLPEDSINTSNFEAAYKYLYTIYPDIVPGLDIKNCDMQKLLSEGVEGTGLAFIVFTEAITKMPGSPAWSILFFIMLCCLGISTLFGNIEGVVVPLKDLNILPRKWPQEAVTGVTCLVGFIISLLFAQRSGIYWVTLFDNFAGSVPLLTIGLFEMIAVVYIYGIDRFNKDLEFMVGKKPCIFWQISWMFISPVIVLVILIFYLVTQAQKELTYLVWDPNSESFPTMASVPYPSWINAVIFLLAGIPSLAVPLYALCRLVYVCCKKKRKSSEETSHIFD